The genomic stretch GAAATCAGCATAGTCGTTCCGGTATTCAACAGCAGTATGGTATTACCAGAGCTGAACAGCAGGGTAATTGAATGCCTTGCCGGTATTGATTATGAATTGATACTGGTGAACGATTGCAGCCATGATAATTCATGGGAAGTGATGCGTAATCTTGCCGCCGATAATAATAGAATTACGGCTATTAATCTGAGGAAAAACAGCGGACAGGATAATGCGATTCTGGCAGGCTTGCGACATGCATCAGGGAACTATGTTGTTATCATGGACGATGACCTGCAGCATGCACCTGCCGATATAATTACGCTTCATGAAAAATGTAAAGAAGGTTTTGATGTAGTGTATGCCGGTTTTGCCGGAAAAAAGCAAGCGTTGTACAAACAGGCCGGAAGCCGCGCCAATGGTACAATGGCGTCTGTGCTTCTATCAAAACCCGGCGGTATTTATCTTTCTCCTTTTAAAATAATAAGAAAAGGAGTGGCTGCTGAAATTGCTTTATTTGCCGGACCGTATCCATATATTGACGGCATCATTCTTACCATTACCAATAATATTGGTCAGATTGCCGTTGCGCACCATGAGCGTTTTGCCGGAAAGAGTAATTATTCGCTCAATAAGTCGGCATCAGTTATGTTCAGGCTGTTTACCGGCTTTTCAATATTGCCGCTGCGCATTGCAACTATTCTTGGTCTGGCCATTTCACTCGCGGGTTTCGGACTGGCCGTTTATTATCTGTGCGAATATTTTTTTACGAATCATATTGTGGAAGGCTGGATTACGCTCGTAGTGCTGATTATCTTTTTTGGCGGTCTTACCATCATGCTGCTCGGGCTGCTTGGTGAATACCTTGGCAGAATCTACCTCACACTCAACCGCAAACCCCAGTACAGCATCAGCAGTATTATTCAGCATCGTTCCGCATCAAAAGAAGAATCGAAGTGAAGCCGCAGATAAAAAACGGCAACACTATCTGGCTGTTGTGCTGCTTTTCTTTTGTTTTCCTGCTTACTTTCTGCAGCCTGAATATTCCATTTTTTTGGGACAGTGTTACTTTTTCAAAAATTGCCGGGCTGTTTTATTCGAATGGATTCAATGGATTTATTGTTCCCGAAACAAGCGATACCGGAGGATTTCCGCTGTATGGGGCGTATATTGCCGCAGGCTGGATGTTGTTCGGAAAAAGTCTTGCTGTAAGTCACCTGCTGTTTCTCCCGTTTTTAGTAGGCGTGGTATGGGAGTTTTATAAGCTGTGTAAGCGCTTTCTGCCTGAAGCATATATTCCCGTGGCATTGGTGTTTCTGTGTGCAGAACCCTGCTTTGTAACTCAGGGAATGCTGATGGCTTACGATGTTATTCTGCTGTATTTGTTGCTACTGGCAACGAATTGCCTGCTGAACGGCAAATACATAGTATATAGTGTGTCGCTGATTTTTATTGGGTTGATTTCCGTCAGAGGGCTGATGGCACTCCCTGCTCTGGCAATCGTTCACGGAATACTTATCTTTT from Bacteroidota bacterium encodes the following:
- a CDS encoding glycosyltransferase family 2 protein, with translation MTEISIVVPVFNSSMVLPELNSRVIECLAGIDYELILVNDCSHDNSWEVMRNLAADNNRITAINLRKNSGQDNAILAGLRHASGNYVVIMDDDLQHAPADIITLHEKCKEGFDVVYAGFAGKKQALYKQAGSRANGTMASVLLSKPGGIYLSPFKIIRKGVAAEIALFAGPYPYIDGIILTITNNIGQIAVAHHERFAGKSNYSLNKSASVMFRLFTGFSILPLRIATILGLAISLAGFGLAVYYLCEYFFTNHIVEGWITLVVLIIFFGGLTIMLLGLLGEYLGRIYLTLNRKPQYSISSIIQHRSASKEESK